One genomic segment of Ictalurus punctatus breed USDA103 chromosome 4, Coco_2.0, whole genome shotgun sequence includes these proteins:
- the LOC124626971 gene encoding uncharacterized protein LOC124626971 → MEAHNAGFGFLFAALEGLEGFDLNTRYQLSHLFADLTLLVDVLRTPSTTSTFPPPLRYRLSPAATLVDASTQTGPAVNTPYLYSADDYEAMDSPSTDYSDDPLSPIPSPGHTPYHPSFSPSYSPARPSYSPTSPPFSQ, encoded by the exons ATGGAAG CTCACAACGCGGGATTTGGTTTCCTATTCGCTGCCCTGGAAGGACTGGAGGGCTTTGATCTCAACACTAGATACCAGCTGTCTCACCTATTTGCAGACCTCACTCTTTTGGTTGACGTCCTACGCACTCCATCTACAACGTCTACCTTTCCTCCCCCTTTGCGATATCGGCTGAGCCCAGCTGCTACCCTTGTTGATGCCTCCACTCAGACGGGTCCTGCCGTCAACACACCTTACCTATATTCTGCTGATGATTACGAGGCAATGGATTCCCCCAGTACAGACTATTCTGATGACCCGTTGAGCCCTATTCCCTCACCAGGGCATACCCCTTACCATCCGTCTTTTTCTCCCTCCTATTCTCCTGCCAGGccctcttactctcctactAGCCCCCCTTTTTCCCAATAA